The Balearica regulorum gibbericeps isolate bBalReg1 chromosome 27, bBalReg1.pri, whole genome shotgun sequence genome contains a region encoding:
- the PIWIL2 gene encoding piwi-like protein 2 — MRRRGWAEPRLRSEALAACSARRAAAFDGAAMEPPRPFRLPGPGPAPAPPGRLRGFPTRAQRLPQPGPPEPRPSLAPLSTLLCGLGLGERPCPSLEAGDWPLGRGTTSAVEALAWPGPAVEDDDDKGAAAALPTRGRILLRGRGDVLPGPPGRDAAVLSHGKPHTAAARALCPPGPRPSLPPAPTPGTPPAVGRPAPGTKPAAKGTTLAVGLNSVKIHCQNEAVYQYHVTFSPEVECRSVRFAMLKEHRAVTGDVTAFDGSILYLPILLPQPVSLKAQRRSDGEEIAITIQLTKVLEPSSDLCIPFYNVVFRRVMRILDMKLVGRNFFEPAQASILQHYRLQIWPGYSVSIRKKDGGLFLLVDAIHKVIRSDSVLNFMHTIYKQSLSSFQDECTKQLVGNVVITRYNNRTYRIDDIDWNKTPRDSFTLASGEEITFVDYYSKAYGITIRELDQPLLIHRPREKQMPDGKRRLDMVLLVPELTFMTGVPEMKKDSRMVKDVMREMLQSPRQHYERLTSLLRRIKDSPEASEELMRWGLSLDRDIHRTQGRVLPMERINLRHSSFIPAEDLSWNKEVTREASISTIAMNYWLLVYPKRLQDLAKDLVAAMESVCGPIGMHVSRPAVVELKDDRIETYAKSIRSVLGSEDKVQLLVCIISTSREDLYGAIKKLCCVQSPVPSQVINAQSLTGQLGKMRSVVQKVLLQMNCKLGGELWGVDIPLKQLMVIGMDVYHCRSKGMRSVIGFVASMNHVLTKWYSRVVFQMPHQEIADSLRLCLADALQHFHEMNHCLPKKIVVYRDGVSDSQLDTVLKYEIPQMQKCFNTFENYQPSMVVMVVQKQISTNFYTLTAEQFVSPPPGTVIDHTVTSSDWQDFFLLAHHSRQGCSIPTRYICVLNTANLSCEHLQRLTFKLCHLYWNWPGTVRVPAPCKYAHKLAFLSGQVLHHEPSAQLCDKLFFL; from the exons ATGAGACGGCGGGGGTGGGCGGAGCCGCGCCTGCGCAGTGAGGCCTTAGCGGCGTGCTCAGCGCGGCGGGCGGCCGCTTTCGACGGGGCGGCCATGGAGCCCCCCCGGCCCTTCcgcctgcccggccccggcccggcccccgctcCCCCGGGCAGGCTCCGGGGGTTCCCGACTCGTGCCCAGCGCctgccccagcccggcccgccCGAGCCCCGGCCCTCCCTAGCGCCGCTCTCCACCCTGCTGTGCGGCCTGGGCCTCGGCGAGCGGCCTTGCCCCTCTCTGGAGGCGGGAGACTGGCCCCTCG gcCGAGGCACCACCAGCGCGGTGGAGGCTCTGGCgtggcccggcccggcggtgGAGGACGACGACGACAAGGGGGCAGCGGCAGCACTCCCCACGCGTGGGCG GATCCTGTTGCGAGGCAGAGGGGATGTGCTGCCTGGCCCCCCCGGGAGAGACGCCGCCGTGCTGTCCCATGGGAAGCCCCACACTGCTGCTGCACGCGCCCTGTGCCCACCGGGACCCCGGCCCTCCCTGCCGCCTGCAcccaccccagggacccccccggcTGTTGGCAGACC GGCACCGGGGACGAAGCCGGCGGCAAAGGGAACCACCTTAGCCGTGGGACTGAACTCGGTTAAAATCCACTGCCAGAACGAAGCTGTCTACCAGTACCATGTTACCTTCAG CCCCGAGGTGGAGTGCAGGAGTGTGCGTTTCGCCATGCTGAAGGAGCACCGGGCAGTGACGGGGGACGTGACTGCGTTCGATGGCTCCATCCTCTACCTGCCCATCCTGCTCCCCCAG CCGGTCAGTCTGAAGGCTCAGAGGAGGAGTGACGGGGAGGAGATTGCCATCACCATCCAGCTAACCAAAGTCCTCGAGCCCAGCTCGGATCTCTGCATCCCCTTTTACAACGTGGTTTTCCGGAG ggTGATGAGAATCTTAGATATGAAGCTTGTTGGGAGAAATTTCTTTGAACCTGCCCAGGCCTCCATACTACAGCATTACAG GCTTCAGATTTGGCCGGGATACTCCGTCAGCATCCGGAAGAAGGACGGTGGCCTCTTCCTCTTGGTCGACGCCATCCACAAAGTCATCCGCAGCGATTCTGTCCTGAATTTCAT GCACACCATCTACAAGCAAAGCCTCAGCAGCTTCCAGGACGAGTGCACCAAGCAGCTGGTGGGCAACGTGGTCATCACCCGCTACAACAACCGCACCTACCGCATCGACGACATCGACTGGAACAAGACCCCGAGGGACAGTTTCACCCTGGCCAGCGGTGAGGAGATCACCTTTGTAGACTACTACAG CAAAGCCTATGGGATCACCATCAGGGAGCTGGACCAGCCGTTGCTCATCCACCGGCCCAGGGAAAAACAGATGCCTGACGGGAAG CGTCGGCTGGACATGGTGCTGCTCGTGCCGGAGCTCACCTTCATGACAGGGGTCCCTGAGATGAAGAAGGACAGTCGAATGGTGAAG GACGTGATGCGGGAGATGCTGCAGAGCCCCAGGCAGCACTACGAGCGTCTCACCAGCCTCCTGCGCAGGATCAAGGACAGCCCGGAGGCCTCGGAGGAGCTGATGCGCTGGGGGCTCAGCCTGGACCGGGACATCCACAGG ACCCAGGGCCGAGTCCTGCCCATGGAGAGGATCAACCTGCGGCACAGCTCCTTCATCCCCGCCGAGGACCTGAGCTGGAACAAGGAGGTCACGCGAGAAGCCTCCATCTCGACG ATCGCCATGAATTACTGGCTGCTGGTTTACCCGAAGCGCCTGCAGGACCTGGCGAAGGATCTGGTGGCCGCCATGGAGAGCGTCTGCGGCCCCATCGGCATGCATGTCAGCCGGCCTGCCGTGGTGGAGCTGAAGGACGACCGCATCGAGACCTACGCCAAGAGCATCCGAAGCGTTTTGGGGAGTGAG GACAAGGTGCAGCTGCTCGTGTGCATAATCTCCACCAGCCGGGAGGATTTGTACGGGGCCATCAAGAAACTCTGCTGCGTGCAGTCCCCGGTGCCCTCCCAG GTCATCAACGCGCAGTCCCTCACGGGCCAGTTGGGCAAGATGAGGAGCGTGGTCCAGAAGGTCCTGCTGCAGATGAACTGCAAGCTGGGCGGCGAGCTCTGGGGGGTCGACATCCCTCTG AAACAGCTGATGGTCATCGGCATGGACGTCTACCACTGCCGCAGCAAAGGGATGCGCTCCGTCATCGGCTTTGTGGCCAGCATGAATCA cgTCCTCACCAAGTGGTACTCCAGGGTGGTCTTCCAGATGCCCCACCAGGAGATCGCCGACAGCCTGCGGCTCTGCCTGGCTGATGCCCTCCAGCACTTCCACGAG ATGAACCACTGCTTGCCCAAGAAGATAGTCGTGTACAGGGACGGCGTGTCGGACAGCCAGCTCGACACCGTGCTCAAGTATGAGATCCCGCAGATGCAGAAGTGCTTCAACACCTTTGAGAACTACCAGCCCAGCATGGTGGTCATGGTGGTGCAGAAACAAATCAGCACCAACTTTTACACCCTGACGGCGGAGCAATTTGTGTCCCCTCCTCCGGGGACGGTCATCGACCACACGGTCACCAGCTCGGACTG gcaggatttctttttgttggCCCATCACTCTCgccagggctgcagcatccccacgCGCTACATCTGTGTGCTGAACACGGCCAACCTCAGCTGCGAGCACCTGCAGAG gtTGACTTTCAAGCTGTGTCACCTGTACTGGAACTGGCCGGGCACCGTCCGGGTCCCTGCCCCGTGTAAATACGCGCACAAGCTGGCTTTCCTCTCGGGGCAGGTCCTGCACCACGAGCCCAGCGCCCAGCTCTGCGACAAGCTCTTCTTCCTATAG
- the LOC142598280 gene encoding LOW QUALITY PROTEIN: uncharacterized protein LOC142598280 (The sequence of the model RefSeq protein was modified relative to this genomic sequence to represent the inferred CDS: inserted 1 base in 1 codon; deleted 2 bases in 1 codon) — translation MGKKRGSAWPXQLLRALVPAEHRPSRGTPSWASPPRGRGFFPLSHPGAAASDKLGQALGRARHRGSPGPGSRSRGWQEDALEGSGQEAGGLWGGPTQLVDLMERPQQGVVSPGCLLQLPFAPGVGDLGCVWHPPALSWAPRGVQGIRDPQAGPPCVLLPKGLLLHLVSALNQQRACVIQTPAQLCLQTVSCLLFGSWVKVEVWFTTLGAPSSARFWEKPRRRFWHWRGLCGLARAGDNRHAPGRMAPGRVRDTGSARPARRGKGRQRPHPGMRCHRDRPLPAWVVCWHLCTLWESLATQMSHVATWVSGCSWGCDGALLREDPPGRVDLGRGEAEEGVQLSLGDAEEAEVPRVPPPSRVLPSPAFRQMSSLPRFGRRGVKPKHLS, via the exons ATGGGAAAGAAGCGGGGCTCTGCCTGGC TGCAGCTCCTTCGCGCTCTCGTTCCTGCCGAGCATCGC CCATCCCGTGGGACGCCCTCCTGGGCATCCCCTCCCCGCGGCAGAGGTTTCTTCCCTCTGTCCCATCCCGGCGCAGCAGCGAGCGATAAATTAGGTCAGGCGCTGGGCCGTGCGCGGCACCGTGGCTCCCCGGGCCCCGGGAGCAGGTCCCGTGGCTGGCAAGAGGACGCCCTTGAAGGTAGCgggcaggaggctggggggcTTTGGGGGGGTCCCACTCAGCTGGTGGATCTGATGGAGAGACCGCAGCAGGGGGTTGTGTCCCCGGGGTGTTTGCTGCAGCTCCCCTTTGCTCCCGGGGTGGGGGATCTTGGATGTGTTTGGCACCCTCCTGCCTTGTCCTGGGCTCCCCGTGGGGTTCAGGGGATCCGAGACCCCCAGGCTGGTCCACCTTGCGTCCTCCTTCCCAAGGGGCTGCTCCTCCACCTCGTTTCTGCCCTAAACCAGCAACGAGCCTGTGTAATTCAaacccctgcccagctctgcctgcaaacCGTTTCCTGCCTTTTGTTTGGCAGCTGGGTAAAAGTTGAGGTCTGGTTTACCACCCTGGGTGCGCCCAGCTCAGCCCGGTTTTGGGAGAAGCCCCGGAGGCGATTTTGGCACTGGAGAGGGCTGTGTGGCTTGGCACGGGCTGGTGATAATCGGCATGCACCAGGCAGGATGGCTCCCGGCAGGGTGAGGGACACGGGGAGTGCTCGGCCGGCACGgagagggaaaggcaggcaACGGCCCCATCCCGGGATGCGGTGCCACCGGGACAGGCCTTTGCCAGCGTGGGTTGTGTGCTGGCATCTGTGTACTTTGTGGGAGTCACTGGCCACCCAGATGTCCCACGTGGCCACCTGGGTCAgcggctgctcctggggctgtgACGGGGCATTGCTCAGGGAGGACCCGCCTGGAAGGGtggatttggggaggggggaggcggAGGAAGGTGTCCAGCTCTCGCTGGGGGATGCTGAAGAGGCAGAGGTCCCTCGGGTACCCCCACCAAGCAGGGTGTTACCATCACCGGCATTTCGCCAGATGAGCTCGCTCCCCCGTTTTGGGAGGAGAGGGGTTAAGCCAAAGCATCTGAGCTAA